A portion of the Bombina bombina isolate aBomBom1 chromosome 11, aBomBom1.pri, whole genome shotgun sequence genome contains these proteins:
- the LOC128642234 gene encoding F-box only protein 8-like has protein sequence MGQGLWRVARNQQFQNDYIEPSYLSTDNGRRIIVNDSNMNHRRHAQGGMDIYHLLKARKVKDEQGFINLERLPPELSLTILSYLNATDLCLASCVWQDLANDEVLWQGLCKSTWGHCSIYNRRHPPGFSFRNLYMRLDEGSLTFNANPHEGTEYFLSRGILDDSPKEIAKFIFCTRTLNWKKLRVYLDERRDVLDELVTLHNFSNQFLPNALRDFFRHVHAPEERGEYLETLITKFSHRFCACNPSLARDLGLSPDAVYVLCYSLILLSIDLASPHVKNKMSKREFIRNTRRAAQNISEDFVGHLYDNIYLVGHVAV, from the coding sequence ATGGGTCAAGGACTTTGGAGAGTAGCAAGAAACCAACAATTTCAGAATGACTATATTGAACCCAGCTACCTATCAACAGATAATGGCAGAAGAATaatagttaatgatagcaatatgAACCATCGAAGACATGCACAGGGGGGAATGGACATTTATCATCTACTGAAAGCACGAAAAGTGAAGGATGAACAAGGATTTATCAATCTTGAGAGGTTGCCACCGGAGCTAAGCCTTACCATTTTATCCTATCTCAATGCAACTGACCTATGTCTGGCATCATGTGTTTGGCAAGATCTTGCAAACGATGAAGTGCTTTGGCAAGGATTATGTAAATCCACTTGGGGACACTGTTCTATATATAATAGAAGACATCCACCTGGATTCTCTTTCCGTAATCTTTACATGCGTTTGGATGAAGGAAGCCTCACTTTCAATGCCAATCCACATGAGGGGACCGAGTACTTTTTATCAAGAGGTATACTAGATGATTCACCTAAAGAGATTGCCAAGTTTATCTTCTGCACCAGAACACTAAACTGGAAGAAACTGAGGGTCTACCTTGATGAAAGGCGAGATGTGTTAGATGAACTTGTGACACTGCACAACTTCAGCAATCAGTTTCTACCGAATGCACTGAGAGACTTTTTCCGGCACGTACATGCACCTGAAGAACGGGGAGAATATCTTGAAACTCTGATCACAAAATTCTCTCATCGATTTTGTGCttgtaacccttcactagcaagagACTTGGGCCTTAGTCCTGATGCAGTGTATGTACTGTGCTATTCTTTGATTCTGCTTTCCATCGACCTCGCCAGTCCTCATGTGAAGAACAAAATGTCAAAGAGAGAATTTATCAGAAATACACGGCGTGCTGCTCAGAACATTAGTGAAGACTTTGTAGGGCATCTCTATGACAATATTTACCTTGTCGGCCATGTTGCTGTTTAA